A single genomic interval of Mustela nigripes isolate SB6536 chromosome 7, MUSNIG.SB6536, whole genome shotgun sequence harbors:
- the UBE2C gene encoding ubiquitin-conjugating enzyme E2 C isoform X2, translating into MILRGLQQELMTLMMSGDKGISAFPESDNLFKWVGTIHGAAGTVYEDLRYKLSLEFPSGYPYNAPTVKFLTPCYHPNVDTQGNICLDILKDKWSALYDVRTILLSIQSLLGEPNIDSPLNTHAAELWKNPTAFKKYLQETYSKQVSSQDP; encoded by the exons ATGATCCTCCGCGG GCTACAGCAGGAGCTGATGACCCTCATG ATGTCCGGTGACAAAGGAATTTCTGCCTTCCCTGAATCAGACAACCTTTTCAAATGGGTGGGGACCATCCACGGAGCAGCTGGCACA GTGTATGAAGACCTGCGGTATAAGCTCTCCTTGGAGTTCCCCAGTGGCTACCCCTACAATGCGCCCACGGTGAAATTCCTCACACCCTGCTACCACCCCAACGTGGACACCCAGGGGAACATCTGCCTGGACATCCTGAAGGACAAGTGGTCAGCCCTATATGACGTCAGGACCATCCTGCTGTCCATCCAGAGCCTGCTAGGAG AACCAAACATTGATAGTCCTTTGAACACACACGCTGCCGAGCTCTGGAAAAACCCCACAG CCTTTAAGAAGTACCTACAAGAAACCTACTCAAAGCAGGTCTCCAGCCAAGATCCCTGA
- the UBE2C gene encoding ubiquitin-conjugating enzyme E2 C isoform X3, which translates to MTLMMSGDKGISAFPESDNLFKWVGTIHGAAGTVYEDLRYKLSLEFPSGYPYNAPTVKFLTPCYHPNVDTQGNICLDILKDKWSALYDVRTILLSIQSLLGEPNIDSPLNTHAAELWKNPTAFKKYLQETYSKQVSSQDP; encoded by the exons ATGACCCTCATG ATGTCCGGTGACAAAGGAATTTCTGCCTTCCCTGAATCAGACAACCTTTTCAAATGGGTGGGGACCATCCACGGAGCAGCTGGCACA GTGTATGAAGACCTGCGGTATAAGCTCTCCTTGGAGTTCCCCAGTGGCTACCCCTACAATGCGCCCACGGTGAAATTCCTCACACCCTGCTACCACCCCAACGTGGACACCCAGGGGAACATCTGCCTGGACATCCTGAAGGACAAGTGGTCAGCCCTATATGACGTCAGGACCATCCTGCTGTCCATCCAGAGCCTGCTAGGAG AACCAAACATTGATAGTCCTTTGAACACACACGCTGCCGAGCTCTGGAAAAACCCCACAG CCTTTAAGAAGTACCTACAAGAAACCTACTCAAAGCAGGTCTCCAGCCAAGATCCCTGA
- the SNX21 gene encoding sorting nexin-21 isoform X2 codes for MASRLLHRLRHALAGDNPGEAATGPEAEQFPESSELEDDDAEGLSSRLSGTLSFTSAEDEEEEDDEDDGEVGPDSLPSGDGASGEDADRSSPPDGQRGSQPLARQLQDFWKKSRNTLVPQRLLFEVTSANVVKDPPSNSTPSP; via the exons ATGGCTTCGCGGCTCCTGCACCGGCTGCGGCACGCCCTAGCCGGGGACAACCCGGGGGAGGCGGCGACCGGTCCGGAGGCCGAGCAGTTCCCGGAGAGCTCGGAGCTGGAGGATGACGACGCCGAGGGCCTGTCCTCCCGCCTCAGCGGCACCCTCAGCTTCACCAGCGCCGAGGACGAAGAGGAGGAGGACGACGAGGACGACGGGGAGGTTGGCCCCGACTCGCTGCCCTCCGGGGACGGGGCGTCGGGAGAAGATGCAG ATCGGAGCTCTCCACCTGATGGGCAGCGGGGCAGTCAGCCGCTGGCAAGGCAGTTGCAGGATTTCTGGAAGAAGTCCCGGAACACCCTGGTGCCCCAGCGGCTGCTCTTCGAGGTGACCAGCGCCAACGTGGTCAAAGACCCACCCTCCAA CTCTACACCCTCGCCGTGA
- the SNX21 gene encoding sorting nexin-21 isoform X1 — protein MASRLLHRLRHALAGDNPGEAATGPEAEQFPESSELEDDDAEGLSSRLSGTLSFTSAEDEEEEDDEDDGEVGPDSLPSGDGASGEDADRSSPPDGQRGSQPLARQLQDFWKKSRNTLVPQRLLFEVTSANVVKDPPSKYVLYTLAVMGPGPPDHQPAQISRRYSDFERLHRNLQRQFRGPMAAISFPRKRLRRNFTAETIARRSRAFEQFLSHLQAVPELRRAPDLQDFFVLPELRRAQSLTCTGLYHEALALWANAWQLQTQLGTPLGPDRPLLTLAGLAVCHQELENPGEARACCERALQLLGDKNPHPLLAPFLEAHVRLSWRLGLDKRQTEARLQALQEAGLTPTPPPSLKELLIKEELD, from the exons ATGGCTTCGCGGCTCCTGCACCGGCTGCGGCACGCCCTAGCCGGGGACAACCCGGGGGAGGCGGCGACCGGTCCGGAGGCCGAGCAGTTCCCGGAGAGCTCGGAGCTGGAGGATGACGACGCCGAGGGCCTGTCCTCCCGCCTCAGCGGCACCCTCAGCTTCACCAGCGCCGAGGACGAAGAGGAGGAGGACGACGAGGACGACGGGGAGGTTGGCCCCGACTCGCTGCCCTCCGGGGACGGGGCGTCGGGAGAAGATGCAG ATCGGAGCTCTCCACCTGATGGGCAGCGGGGCAGTCAGCCGCTGGCAAGGCAGTTGCAGGATTTCTGGAAGAAGTCCCGGAACACCCTGGTGCCCCAGCGGCTGCTCTTCGAGGTGACCAGCGCCAACGTGGTCAAAGACCCACCCTCCAAGTACGTG CTCTACACCCTCGCCGTGATGGGCCCAGGGCCACCCGATCACCAGCCAGCCCAGATCTCTCGCCGCTACTCGGACTTTGAGCGGCTGCATCGAAACCTGCAGCGACAGTTCCGGGGCCCTATGGCTGCCATCTCATTCCCCCGGAAGCGCCTGCGCCGGAATTTTACCGCAGAGACCATCGCCCGCCGGAGCCGAGCCTTCGAGCAGTTTCTGAGCCACTTGCAGGCAGTGCCTGAGCTGCGCCGTGCCCCGGACCTGCAGGACTTCTTTGTGCTGCCCGAGCTGCGGCGGGCGCAGAGCCTCACCTGCACTGGCCTCTATCATGAGGCTCTGGCGCTCTGGGCCAATGCCTGGCAGCTGCAGACCCAGCTAGGCACCCCCTTGGGCCCAGACCGCCCACTGCTAACCCTGGCTGGGCTGGCTGTGTGCCACCAGGAGCTGGAGAACCCTGGGGAGGCCCGGGCGTGTTGTGAGAGGGCCTTGCAACTGCTGGGGGACAAGAACCCCCACCCTCTGTTGGCACCCTTTCTGGAAGCTCACGTCCGGCTCTCCTGGCGCCTGGGCCTGGACAAACGCCAAACAGAGGCCCGACTCCAGGCCCTGCAGGAGGCAGGCCTGACCCCCACGCCACCCCCCAGTCTCAAAGAATTGCTTATCAAGGAGGAACTGGACTGA
- the TNNC2 gene encoding troponin C, skeletal muscle, with product MTDQQAEARSYLSEEMIAEFKAAFDMFDADGGGDISVKELGTVMRMLGQTPTKEELDAIIEEVDEDGSGTIDFEEFLVMMVRQMKEDAKGKSEEELAECFRIFDRNADGYIDAEELAEIFRASGEHVTDEEIESLMKDGDKNNDGRIDFDEFLKMMEGVQ from the exons ATG ACGGACCAGCAGGCGGAGGCCCGGTCCTACCTCAGCGAGGAGATGATCGCTG AGTTCAAGGCTGCCTTCGACATGTTTGATGCTGATGGTGGCGGGGACATCAGCGTCAAGGAGTTGGGCACGGTGATGAGGATGCTGGGCCAGACACCCACCAAAGAGGAGCTGGACGCCATCATCGAGGAGGTGGACGAGGACG GCAGCGGCACCATCGACTTCGAGGAGTTCTTGGTCATGATGGTGCGCCAGATGAAAGAGGATGCGAAGGGGAAGAGCGAGGAGGAGCTGGCCGAGTGTTTCCGCATCTTTGACAG GAACGCGGACGGCTACATCGATGCGGAGGAGCTGGCTGAGATTTTCAGGGCCTCTGGGGAGCACGTGACCGACGAGGAGATCGAATCCCTCATGAAAGATGGAGACAAGAACAACGACGGCCGCATTGACTTCGACG AGTTCCTGAAGATGATGGAAGGCGTGCAGTAA
- the UBE2C gene encoding ubiquitin-conjugating enzyme E2 C isoform X1, protein MASQNRDPAAASVAAARKGAEPSGGAARGPVGKRLQQELMTLMMSGDKGISAFPESDNLFKWVGTIHGAAGTVYEDLRYKLSLEFPSGYPYNAPTVKFLTPCYHPNVDTQGNICLDILKDKWSALYDVRTILLSIQSLLGEPNIDSPLNTHAAELWKNPTAFKKYLQETYSKQVSSQDP, encoded by the exons ATGGCCTCCCAGAACCGCGACCCAGCTGCCGCCAGCGTCGCCGCCGCCCGCAAAGGAGCCGAGCCCAGCGGGGGCGCCGCCCGTGGACCCGTGGGCAAGAG GCTACAGCAGGAGCTGATGACCCTCATG ATGTCCGGTGACAAAGGAATTTCTGCCTTCCCTGAATCAGACAACCTTTTCAAATGGGTGGGGACCATCCACGGAGCAGCTGGCACA GTGTATGAAGACCTGCGGTATAAGCTCTCCTTGGAGTTCCCCAGTGGCTACCCCTACAATGCGCCCACGGTGAAATTCCTCACACCCTGCTACCACCCCAACGTGGACACCCAGGGGAACATCTGCCTGGACATCCTGAAGGACAAGTGGTCAGCCCTATATGACGTCAGGACCATCCTGCTGTCCATCCAGAGCCTGCTAGGAG AACCAAACATTGATAGTCCTTTGAACACACACGCTGCCGAGCTCTGGAAAAACCCCACAG CCTTTAAGAAGTACCTACAAGAAACCTACTCAAAGCAGGTCTCCAGCCAAGATCCCTGA